The Streptomyces phaeolivaceus genome has a window encoding:
- a CDS encoding pyridoxamine 5'-phosphate oxidase family protein, translating to MRAQLGDHLVIESPTTGVTKRDGEIIGLHHEDGTPPYDVRWSDNEEVTLVFPGPDAHVRHIEPESGDTHTAAGPRMDRADARTAAESHGAPSPAPRPGDIGRRVAAERTHRGLTREETARRARLAPGYLAYLEEQPANPTTATLINLADALGTTVVALRGGTADLPPGQGQALLHPRLRDLDPDECRALLSTHGVGRVAVSTEHAPAVVPVNYDVVDGTIVFRTAPDSVPAAAVGTEVAFEVDHVDEAMSKGWSVLVVGSARVVTEPDVVRELSDRAHSEPWAGGGREMWVQVQPTRITGRRITSERE from the coding sequence ATGCGAGCTCAACTCGGCGACCACCTTGTGATCGAGAGCCCCACCACCGGCGTCACCAAGCGTGACGGCGAGATCATCGGACTTCACCACGAGGACGGGACTCCTCCCTACGATGTGCGCTGGTCGGACAACGAAGAGGTGACCCTCGTCTTTCCCGGGCCGGACGCACACGTCCGCCACATCGAACCCGAGTCCGGCGACACGCACACGGCTGCCGGGCCACGCATGGACCGGGCCGACGCGCGGACAGCGGCCGAGTCCCACGGAGCCCCATCTCCAGCCCCTCGCCCCGGTGACATCGGCCGCCGCGTCGCCGCCGAACGCACCCACCGGGGCCTGACCCGGGAGGAGACGGCACGCCGCGCCAGGCTGGCGCCGGGATATCTGGCGTACCTCGAAGAGCAACCGGCCAACCCGACCACCGCCACCCTCATCAACCTGGCCGACGCGCTGGGCACCACAGTCGTCGCGCTGCGTGGCGGCACCGCGGATCTCCCTCCCGGACAGGGCCAGGCACTCCTGCACCCCCGGCTGCGGGACCTCGACCCCGACGAGTGCCGCGCCCTGCTCTCCACGCACGGCGTGGGACGCGTGGCGGTGTCGACGGAGCACGCCCCGGCTGTGGTTCCGGTGAACTACGACGTCGTCGACGGCACGATCGTCTTCCGGACCGCGCCGGACTCGGTCCCGGCGGCAGCCGTGGGCACCGAGGTCGCCTTCGAGGTCGACCATGTCGACGAGGCCATGAGCAAGGGCTGGAGCGTGCTCGTCGTCGGCTCCGCGCGGGTGGTCACCGAGCCCGACGTGGTGCGGGAGCTCTCCGACCGCGCCCACAGCGAGCCATGGGCCGGGGGCGGTCGCGAGATGTGGGTGCAGGTGCAGCCCACGCGCATCACGGGGCGCCGTATCACTTCGGAACGAGAGTGA
- a CDS encoding DUF1876 domain-containing protein, giving the protein MSHTVEWKARLLLFEEEGTTKARVVLDTGTSQLTGRGAAHRNPADTDVPEIGDELAAGRALYDLGRRLVDIAERDIEGMETAATGRSIRPRTGPETGWPMPDQTRGG; this is encoded by the coding sequence ATGTCGCATACCGTGGAATGGAAGGCTCGTCTCCTCCTCTTCGAGGAGGAGGGAACGACCAAGGCACGCGTGGTACTCGACACGGGGACCTCGCAGCTCACCGGGCGCGGGGCCGCGCACCGCAACCCCGCGGACACGGACGTGCCGGAGATCGGTGACGAACTGGCGGCGGGCAGGGCCCTGTACGACCTGGGCCGGCGGCTGGTGGACATCGCCGAACGTGACATCGAGGGCATGGAGACGGCGGCGACCGGGCGGAGCATCCGTCCGCGGACCGGACCGGAGACCGGCTGGCCGATGCCGGACCAGACGCGAGGAGGATGA
- a CDS encoding nicotinate phosphoribosyltransferase, producing MSDATVTDLYEVTMAMSYLRERMTRPATFSLFVRDLPPERGFLVAAGLESSLDFLSGFRVGAEDVDAFASALHRQPRDLAPLLGMEFTGTVRAVPEGRIVLAGEPLLEVTAPLPQAQLVETYVLNQVSHQTVIASKAARCVLAAAGHPVVDFSLRRTHGPEAGCHAARLSAMVGFAGTSNVAAATADGLTAVGTMAHSYIEAFTTEEEAFRAFARSHPGPLTLLVDTYDTEEGVRVAARVLRDLERGPGSAVRLDSGDLEVLARRTRSLLDAAGLPDARIIASGGLDEYAVDDLVRSGAPIDVYAVGTRVGVSADAPFLDSAYKMVEYDGRPVMKLSSAKMTAPGPKQVFRRPGYADVIGVRDEPPPTDGVPVLETVMRDGTRTAERPTLEESRTRFAEDMTRLPLAARRVRAPLAPRAALSGRLTTLTDRVRRHIEDDVLAPSADSRRHERGATGSPRSVPRRGGQ from the coding sequence ATGTCCGATGCGACGGTCACCGACCTGTACGAGGTCACGATGGCGATGTCGTACCTGCGCGAGCGGATGACCCGCCCGGCGACGTTCAGCCTGTTCGTCCGCGACCTGCCGCCCGAGCGGGGCTTCCTGGTGGCCGCCGGCCTGGAGTCGTCGCTGGACTTCCTGTCCGGTTTCCGGGTCGGCGCCGAGGATGTCGACGCCTTCGCCTCGGCACTGCACCGGCAGCCACGGGATCTGGCACCGCTGCTGGGCATGGAGTTCACCGGAACGGTGCGGGCGGTGCCGGAGGGGCGGATCGTTCTCGCGGGAGAGCCGCTGCTTGAGGTGACCGCTCCGCTCCCGCAGGCCCAGCTGGTCGAGACGTACGTGCTCAACCAGGTGAGCCACCAGACGGTGATCGCGTCGAAGGCCGCACGGTGCGTCCTGGCCGCGGCGGGACACCCGGTCGTGGACTTCTCGCTGCGGCGCACCCACGGCCCCGAGGCCGGCTGCCACGCCGCCCGGCTGAGTGCCATGGTCGGCTTCGCGGGGACGAGCAACGTCGCCGCGGCCACCGCCGATGGGCTGACGGCCGTCGGCACGATGGCCCACTCGTACATCGAGGCGTTCACGACCGAGGAGGAGGCGTTCAGGGCCTTCGCCCGGTCCCACCCCGGCCCGCTGACGCTCCTAGTGGACACCTACGACACCGAGGAGGGAGTCCGCGTAGCCGCCCGCGTGCTGCGGGACCTGGAGCGCGGGCCCGGCTCGGCCGTACGGCTCGACAGCGGCGACCTGGAGGTCCTGGCCCGCAGGACACGCTCCCTTCTCGACGCGGCCGGGCTGCCGGATGCACGGATCATCGCCAGCGGCGGTCTCGACGAGTACGCCGTGGACGACCTGGTCCGCTCCGGCGCGCCGATCGACGTCTACGCCGTCGGCACCCGTGTCGGGGTCTCGGCCGACGCCCCGTTCCTGGACTCCGCCTACAAGATGGTCGAGTACGACGGCAGGCCGGTGATGAAGCTCTCCTCGGCCAAGATGACCGCTCCCGGGCCCAAGCAGGTGTTCCGCCGCCCCGGATACGCGGACGTGATCGGAGTTCGGGACGAACCGCCGCCGACGGACGGCGTGCCGGTGCTGGAGACGGTGATGCGCGACGGAACGCGCACCGCCGAGCGTCCCACCCTGGAGGAGAGCCGGACCCGGTTCGCCGAGGACATGACGAGACTGCCGCTGGCGGCGCGCCGCGTCAGGGCGCCCCTCGCGCCACGGGCGGCGCTCTCCGGTCGACTGACCACCCTCACCGACCGGGTCCGGCGGCACATCGAGGACGACGTCCTGGCCCCGTCAGCCGACTCCCGCCGCCACGAGCGGGGCGCCACCGGATCACCGCGCTCCGTACCGAGACGAGGAGGACAGTGA
- a CDS encoding bifunctional aminoglycoside phosphotransferase/ATP-binding protein encodes MAERGGHRRSAASVRRAGAPDSGPFRRAEVCETHTAVVLFVGDRAYKLKKPLDLTFLDHTTVAARRAACEREVLLNRRFAPDVYLGVGEFHGPDTDEPEPVVVMRRMPADRRLSLLVREGAPVDDALRAVARLLAAHHASAPRGRDIDEQGTRDALLSRWEASFAQVRALSDDGTAPEGVEETERLVRRYLAGREPLFATRIEQRRVVDGHGDLLAEDVFCLDDGPRVLDCLEFDDHLRYVDGLDDAAFLAMDLEQLGAPEAAASFLAAYGEYSGDPAPPSLRHHYVAYRAFVRAKVSLVQAHQGAPGTAAAARRLITTTLRHLRVSAVGVTLVGGLPGSGKSTLSGALADRMGVTLLSSDRLRKELAGIPAEQSAAAAYGEGLYGPEWTGRTYAALLGRASSLLSRGESVVLDATWRDPTQREAALSMAERAHADLVALHCHAPGDVTTTRLAARAPGMSDAGPDVATAMAASATPWPEAVGVDTGSSLEAAVLQALAAIRPHADSGAPVFRRPYMEPD; translated from the coding sequence ATGGCTGAGCGGGGCGGTCACCGGCGGTCCGCGGCGTCGGTACGGCGGGCCGGGGCCCCCGACAGCGGGCCGTTCCGGCGCGCCGAGGTGTGTGAGACCCACACCGCGGTCGTGCTCTTCGTCGGGGACCGTGCCTACAAGCTCAAGAAGCCGCTCGACCTGACGTTCCTGGACCACACCACGGTGGCCGCCCGGCGCGCGGCCTGCGAGCGGGAAGTGCTCCTCAACCGCCGCTTCGCCCCCGACGTCTACCTCGGCGTCGGCGAGTTCCACGGCCCGGACACGGACGAACCCGAACCCGTCGTGGTGATGCGTCGCATGCCCGCCGACCGCCGCCTTTCCCTCCTCGTCCGGGAGGGCGCCCCCGTCGACGACGCCCTGCGGGCCGTCGCCCGGCTGCTCGCGGCGCATCACGCGAGCGCGCCGCGCGGCCGGGACATCGACGAACAGGGGACACGCGACGCGCTGCTGTCGCGCTGGGAGGCGAGCTTCGCCCAGGTCCGCGCCCTGTCCGACGACGGCACCGCCCCCGAGGGGGTGGAGGAGACCGAGCGCCTGGTGCGCCGCTATCTCGCCGGGCGCGAGCCGCTGTTCGCGACGCGGATCGAGCAGAGGCGGGTGGTCGACGGCCACGGAGACCTCCTCGCCGAGGACGTCTTCTGCCTCGACGACGGCCCGCGCGTCCTGGACTGCCTGGAGTTCGACGACCACCTGCGCTACGTCGACGGCCTCGACGACGCCGCCTTCCTCGCCATGGACCTGGAACAACTGGGCGCGCCGGAGGCCGCGGCGTCCTTCCTCGCCGCGTACGGGGAGTACTCCGGCGATCCGGCACCGCCCTCACTGCGCCACCACTACGTCGCCTACCGCGCGTTCGTCCGCGCCAAGGTCTCGCTCGTCCAGGCACACCAGGGCGCCCCCGGCACGGCGGCGGCAGCCCGCCGGCTGATCACGACCACCCTTCGCCACCTGCGTGTCTCCGCGGTCGGTGTGACCCTCGTCGGCGGGCTCCCGGGCAGCGGGAAGTCCACCCTGTCCGGCGCGCTCGCCGACCGCATGGGCGTCACGCTGCTCAGCAGCGACCGCCTCCGCAAGGAACTCGCGGGCATCCCCGCCGAGCAGTCCGCTGCCGCCGCCTACGGCGAGGGCCTGTACGGGCCCGAATGGACCGGAAGGACGTACGCGGCGCTCCTCGGCCGCGCGTCAAGCCTGCTGTCCCGGGGTGAGTCCGTCGTCCTGGACGCCACCTGGCGTGACCCCACACAGCGTGAAGCCGCCCTGAGCATGGCCGAACGCGCGCACGCCGACCTCGTCGCCCTGCACTGCCACGCTCCCGGCGACGTGACGACCACCCGTCTCGCCGCACGCGCGCCCGGCATGTCCGACGCGGGCCCCGATGTGGCCACCGCCATGGCCGCTTCGGCGACACCCTGGCCCGAGGCCGTCGGCGTCGACACAGGCAGCTCCCTGGAGGCCGCGGTCCTCCAGGCACTGGCCGCCATCCGCCCGCACGCGGACAGCGGGGCTCCCGTCTTCCGGCGTCCCTACATGGAACCGGACTGA
- a CDS encoding bifunctional acetate--CoA ligase family protein/GNAT family N-acetyltransferase produces the protein MSAENLRLRFFAASRRSATMAADRACGTRRPGYRALLAEAQGQVIGLAEYDTGSSDSDSCDGSSEAEISIAVADGLHHRGVGTLLVEHLISAARAEGVTAFTADALSENHEVLRLFADLGLRTARRFEGPEVRCTIRLAEDDTYLSAVEARGRAADVASLRPLLRPDAVAVVGAGRRPGSVGRAILHHLREGGYTGRLFAVNPAAHSILSVPCHPSVSALPRTPDLAVLAVPATAVPATAEECGKAGVRALLVVTAGLDAGQARDLLAACRTHGMRLVGPNCLGIAHTDPALRLDASFAAGHPRPGSAGVAVQSGGIGIALLDGLSRLGIGVSSFASLGDKYDVSGNDLLQWWESDGRTELALLHLESFGNPRAFSRTARRVARRMPVLTVDAGRTDAGRRTDASHTAAAATRTMTRQALFTQAGVTATRSVGELLETAALLHAQPLPAGSRVAILTNAGGAGVLAADACAEAGLALPPFTPSTVDDLRAVLPEGAATGNPVDATAAVSEEQLGACVERLMRCPDIDAVLVALVPTAVAEATGDDLVRAVTRAPAHRPKPVTVVRLEQDRSVELLPADGGGTIPTYAEPQAAARALAHAADRAAWLARPAGTVPDLDGVETERARRAVEEYLAANPDGGWLDPRTCAALLACYGIPQLPWAWAETEDDAVLAADRLRGFDGRVVMKAHWPGLVHKTAEHAVHLDLRGDSQVRAAFQDLRTRFAGLMTGVVVQPLAPRGTELFAGVVQDEVFGPLVLFGLGGTATEVLADHAARLAPLTDHDVHGLITSPRCAPLLFGAHGSPPVDLEALEQLLARLSRMAADLPQLAEADFNPVLAAPGRVTVLDARIRLLPRRPHDPYLRRLR, from the coding sequence ATGTCCGCGGAGAACCTGCGCCTGAGGTTCTTCGCCGCGAGCCGGCGGTCCGCCACCATGGCCGCCGACCGGGCCTGCGGCACCAGGCGTCCCGGATACCGGGCCCTGCTGGCCGAGGCCCAGGGTCAGGTGATCGGACTCGCCGAGTACGACACCGGCAGCAGCGACAGCGACAGCTGTGACGGCAGCAGCGAGGCGGAGATTTCCATCGCCGTCGCGGACGGGCTGCACCACCGGGGCGTGGGCACCCTGCTCGTCGAGCACCTGATCTCGGCGGCGCGCGCGGAGGGCGTGACGGCCTTCACCGCCGACGCGCTGAGCGAGAACCACGAGGTGCTGCGGCTCTTCGCCGACCTCGGCCTGCGCACCGCCCGGCGCTTCGAGGGCCCGGAGGTGCGCTGCACCATCCGGCTCGCCGAGGACGACACCTACCTGTCGGCCGTGGAGGCCCGGGGCCGGGCGGCCGACGTGGCCAGTCTGCGACCTCTGCTACGGCCGGACGCCGTCGCGGTCGTCGGCGCCGGGCGCAGGCCCGGTTCGGTCGGCCGGGCGATCCTGCACCATCTGCGCGAGGGCGGCTACACCGGGCGCCTGTTCGCGGTGAACCCGGCCGCGCACTCGATCCTCTCGGTGCCCTGCCACCCCTCCGTCAGCGCCCTGCCCAGGACGCCCGACCTGGCGGTGCTCGCCGTCCCCGCCACGGCCGTCCCGGCCACCGCCGAGGAGTGCGGCAAGGCGGGCGTGCGGGCCCTGCTCGTGGTGACCGCCGGTCTCGACGCCGGCCAGGCACGGGACCTGCTCGCCGCCTGCCGCACCCACGGCATGCGCCTGGTCGGCCCGAACTGCCTAGGCATCGCCCACACCGACCCGGCCCTGCGCCTCGACGCCAGCTTCGCCGCCGGCCATCCGCGCCCCGGCAGCGCGGGCGTCGCCGTGCAGTCCGGCGGCATCGGTATCGCCCTGCTCGACGGGCTGTCCCGTCTCGGCATCGGCGTCTCCTCCTTCGCCTCCCTGGGCGACAAGTACGACGTCAGCGGCAACGACCTGCTCCAGTGGTGGGAGAGCGACGGCCGCACCGAACTCGCCCTGCTGCACCTGGAGTCCTTCGGCAACCCGCGCGCCTTCTCCCGAACGGCCCGCCGGGTGGCCCGCCGGATGCCGGTGCTGACCGTCGACGCGGGCCGCACCGACGCGGGCCGCCGCACCGACGCCTCGCACACCGCCGCCGCGGCGACCCGAACCATGACCCGGCAGGCCCTGTTCACCCAGGCGGGCGTCACCGCGACCCGCTCGGTCGGTGAACTCCTGGAGACCGCCGCCCTGTTGCACGCCCAGCCGCTGCCCGCCGGGTCCCGGGTCGCCATCCTCACCAACGCGGGCGGCGCGGGCGTCCTCGCGGCCGACGCCTGCGCCGAGGCCGGGCTCGCCCTGCCGCCGTTCACGCCCTCGACCGTCGACGACCTGCGAGCCGTACTGCCCGAGGGCGCCGCGACCGGCAACCCGGTCGACGCCACCGCCGCCGTGAGCGAGGAACAGCTCGGCGCGTGCGTGGAGCGGCTCATGCGCTGTCCGGACATTGATGCGGTGCTGGTGGCTCTGGTTCCCACGGCGGTCGCCGAGGCGACCGGCGACGACCTGGTGCGGGCGGTGACGCGGGCGCCCGCGCACCGGCCGAAGCCCGTCACCGTCGTACGCCTGGAGCAGGACCGGTCCGTCGAGCTGCTGCCCGCCGACGGCGGCGGGACGATCCCCACGTACGCCGAACCGCAGGCGGCTGCACGGGCGTTGGCGCACGCCGCCGACCGCGCGGCCTGGCTCGCCCGGCCCGCCGGTACCGTCCCCGACCTCGACGGCGTCGAGACGGAGCGGGCCCGCAGGGCGGTCGAGGAGTACCTGGCCGCCAACCCCGACGGCGGCTGGCTCGACCCGCGCACCTGCGCCGCGCTGCTCGCCTGCTACGGCATCCCGCAGCTCCCGTGGGCCTGGGCAGAGACGGAGGATGACGCCGTGCTGGCCGCCGACCGGCTGCGCGGCTTCGACGGCCGGGTGGTCATGAAGGCCCACTGGCCGGGCCTGGTGCACAAGACCGCCGAGCACGCGGTCCACCTCGATCTGCGGGGCGACTCCCAGGTGCGGGCGGCGTTCCAGGACCTTCGGACACGGTTCGCCGGGCTGATGACCGGAGTGGTCGTCCAGCCCCTGGCCCCGCGCGGCACCGAACTGTTCGCGGGTGTGGTGCAGGACGAGGTCTTCGGGCCGCTCGTCCTGTTCGGGCTCGGCGGCACCGCCACCGAGGTGCTCGCCGACCACGCGGCCCGGCTCGCCCCGCTCACCGACCACGACGTGCACGGCCTGATCACCTCCCCGCGCTGCGCCCCGCTCCTGTTCGGCGCGCACGGCAGCCCGCCCGTCGACCTCGAAGCCCTGGAACAACTGCTGGCACGGCTGTCCCGGATGGCCGCGGACCTGCCGCAGCTCGCCGAGGCCGACTTCAACCCGGTGCTCGCGGCACCCGGCCGGGTCACCGTGCTCGACGCACGGATCCGGCTGCTGCCACGCCGCCCGCACGACCCCTATCTGCGCCGACTGCGCTGA
- a CDS encoding flavodoxin domain-containing protein has translation MTGKVLVAYGTTNGSTAEIAEAVADVLRKAGLTAEAAPAASVRDITPYDAVVVGGALYAGRWHRDARRFVHRHRRALAERPLWLFSSGPLGAEAVGRDIPPVPGVKKAVIRLDAREHVTFGGCLEEGAKGWVARMILRSGKGGDFRDFTVIEEWAGRVAAELIRR, from the coding sequence ATGACCGGCAAGGTGCTGGTCGCCTACGGGACGACCAACGGATCCACCGCGGAGATCGCCGAGGCCGTCGCCGACGTGCTTCGCAAGGCGGGGCTCACGGCGGAGGCGGCCCCGGCCGCGTCCGTCAGGGACATCACCCCGTACGACGCCGTCGTGGTCGGCGGCGCCCTGTACGCGGGGCGCTGGCACAGGGACGCCCGCCGCTTCGTCCACCGCCACCGCCGGGCCCTCGCCGAACGCCCGCTGTGGCTGTTCAGCAGTGGCCCGCTCGGCGCCGAGGCGGTCGGGCGGGACATCCCGCCCGTGCCGGGCGTGAAGAAGGCCGTGATCCGGCTGGACGCCCGCGAGCACGTCACCTTCGGCGGCTGCCTGGAGGAGGGGGCGAAGGGATGGGTGGCCCGAATGATCCTGCGCTCGGGGAAGGGCGGGGACTTCCGGGACTTCACCGTCATCGAGGAGTGGGCGGGGCGGGTGGCCGCCGAGCTGATCCGACGGTGA
- a CDS encoding universal stress protein yields the protein MNSTPAHPAAHPERSAAPPAPGRAVVVHVGRSVPCRAAVRWASWEATRRGLPLRVSRHLTPAVPATAELVVAGVRDLDTVAGSPCPVVLVPEESGEPVLAEVVLGLDAHGPAAGAVGFAFDTARRWGVRLRAVHAWRFPSCAAELPFGIPEEDRAAWEDHEVQLLSDALRPWREKYPEVAVLADVRLLTPLQALVRRSARAGLLVVGRRERGRPGAVARGLVRGSLCPVAVVPS from the coding sequence ATGAACAGCACCCCGGCACACCCTGCGGCGCACCCCGAGCGGTCCGCCGCGCCACCGGCCCCCGGACGCGCCGTCGTCGTCCACGTCGGCCGCTCGGTCCCCTGCCGGGCGGCCGTTCGCTGGGCCTCCTGGGAAGCGACCCGGCGCGGGCTGCCGCTCCGGGTGAGCCGTCACTTGACGCCTGCGGTCCCCGCGACGGCGGAGCTGGTCGTGGCCGGCGTGCGGGACCTGGACACCGTGGCCGGTTCGCCCTGTCCCGTCGTCCTGGTCCCCGAGGAGTCCGGGGAACCCGTCCTCGCGGAGGTGGTGCTCGGCCTGGACGCCCACGGCCCCGCGGCCGGAGCGGTCGGCTTCGCCTTCGACACCGCCCGGCGCTGGGGCGTACGGCTGCGTGCCGTGCACGCCTGGCGGTTCCCCTCCTGCGCCGCCGAACTGCCCTTCGGGATACCGGAGGAGGACCGTGCCGCCTGGGAGGACCACGAGGTGCAGTTGCTGTCCGACGCGCTGCGGCCCTGGCGGGAGAAGTACCCGGAGGTGGCGGTGCTGGCGGACGTCCGGCTGCTCACGCCCCTCCAGGCACTCGTACGGCGGTCCGCGCGTGCCGGGCTGCTGGTCGTGGGCCGAAGGGAGCGGGGCAGGCCCGGCGCGGTCGCGCGCGGGCTCGTACGCGGGTCCCTGTGCCCCGTCGCCGTGGTGCCCTCATAG
- a CDS encoding Rv1733c family protein, which translates to MGRGKPMRKRFWRLRSNPLRRRDDIVEGWVVAAVWTVAVVGGTTVGLVAAHATEATLDQQRAQRHPVNAVLVADVPKPTVGKWSSGDKTLAKVRWTTPDGSSRTDRTLVDTGLKSGTHLVVWQDGRGTLVTEPPSATEAAVEGAVMGGFAGMSLVGGVYAVGALARWRLDQRRMAGWDREWDLIGPKWGHRTG; encoded by the coding sequence ATGGGACGTGGAAAGCCGATGAGGAAGCGGTTCTGGCGTTTGCGGAGCAACCCGCTGCGCCGGCGCGACGACATCGTCGAGGGCTGGGTCGTGGCGGCCGTATGGACAGTCGCCGTCGTGGGAGGCACCACGGTCGGCCTGGTCGCGGCACACGCCACCGAGGCGACCCTCGACCAGCAGCGCGCGCAGCGGCACCCCGTGAACGCCGTCCTCGTCGCCGACGTACCGAAACCCACGGTGGGCAAGTGGTCCTCCGGCGACAAGACACTGGCCAAGGTCCGCTGGACCACCCCCGACGGCTCCAGCCGCACCGACCGCACCCTGGTCGACACCGGCCTGAAGTCCGGAACCCACCTCGTCGTCTGGCAGGACGGCCGGGGCACGCTGGTCACCGAGCCGCCGAGTGCCACGGAGGCCGCCGTCGAGGGAGCCGTGATGGGCGGCTTCGCGGGGATGTCCCTCGTCGGCGGCGTGTACGCCGTGGGCGCGCTCGCCCGCTGGCGGCTCGACCAGCGGCGCATGGCGGGCTGGGACCGGGAGTGGGACCTGATCGGCCCGAAGTGGGGGCACCGCACCGGCTGA
- a CDS encoding STAS domain-containing protein, with protein sequence MSDNLTRSLPPHTVRTVAGTTVVTPTGEIDLATAVPLTALLDSLTRGAHPDLVVDLTSVSFIDCAGLGALCRARNRVLDRAGRLRLVADGDSFSRVVRAAGLGGVFEMQPRLSDALPSPVVI encoded by the coding sequence ATGTCCGACAACCTCACGAGGTCCCTGCCGCCCCACACGGTCCGTACCGTCGCCGGAACGACCGTCGTGACACCGACCGGCGAGATCGACCTCGCGACGGCGGTCCCGCTGACGGCTCTCCTCGACTCGCTGACCCGTGGCGCGCACCCCGACCTGGTGGTCGACCTGACGTCCGTGTCCTTCATCGACTGTGCCGGCCTCGGAGCCCTGTGCCGGGCCCGCAACCGCGTTCTGGACCGAGCCGGACGACTGCGGCTGGTCGCCGACGGTGACAGCTTCTCGCGCGTCGTTCGTGCCGCCGGGCTCGGTGGGGTCTTCGAGATGCAGCCCCGCCTGTCCGATGCTCTGCCAAGTCCCGTTGTGATCTAG
- a CDS encoding zinc-dependent alcohol dehydrogenase family protein — translation MKAFVFHGPGQSAWEDVPDPAVKEPTDAVVRVDSVTICGTDLHILKGDVPEVRPGTVLGHEAVGEIVEVGGDVRTVRPGDRVLVSCITACGRCAYCRQGGYGQCRGGGGWILGHLIDGTQAEYVRVPYADLSVHPLPAAMDSADAVLLADIFPTSYEVGVLNGHVRPGDTVVVVGAGPIGLAAISTARLFSPERIVAVDLAPARLEAAREFGADAVADAREAPEQLVADLTDGLGADVVIEAVGVPESFELCTRVVRPGGHVANVGVHGAPATLHLEDLWIRNITITTGLVDTYSTPTLLRMAAAGRLPTSRLVTHTFPLDRMEEAYDVFGRAADTGALKVVLGGERHDVVAASAA, via the coding sequence ATGAAAGCCTTCGTGTTCCACGGTCCCGGACAGTCCGCCTGGGAAGACGTCCCGGACCCGGCCGTCAAAGAGCCCACCGACGCCGTCGTACGCGTCGACTCGGTCACCATCTGCGGCACGGACCTGCACATCCTCAAGGGCGACGTGCCCGAGGTGCGCCCAGGTACCGTGCTCGGCCACGAGGCGGTCGGCGAGATCGTAGAGGTCGGCGGCGACGTGCGGACGGTGCGTCCCGGGGACCGGGTCCTGGTCTCCTGCATCACCGCCTGCGGGCGCTGCGCCTACTGCCGTCAGGGCGGCTACGGCCAGTGCCGGGGCGGCGGGGGCTGGATCCTCGGCCACCTGATCGACGGCACCCAGGCCGAGTACGTCCGCGTGCCGTACGCGGACCTGTCCGTGCACCCGCTGCCCGCCGCCATGGACAGTGCCGACGCCGTCCTGCTGGCCGACATCTTCCCCACTTCCTACGAGGTGGGCGTCCTCAACGGCCACGTCCGCCCCGGAGACACCGTCGTCGTGGTCGGCGCCGGGCCCATCGGGCTCGCCGCGATCAGCACGGCCCGGCTGTTCTCCCCCGAGCGGATCGTCGCCGTCGACCTGGCCCCGGCCCGGCTGGAGGCCGCCCGCGAGTTCGGCGCCGACGCCGTGGCCGACGCCCGCGAGGCCCCCGAGCAACTGGTCGCCGACCTCACCGACGGGCTCGGCGCGGACGTCGTCATCGAGGCCGTCGGCGTCCCGGAGAGCTTCGAACTGTGCACCCGCGTGGTCCGCCCCGGCGGCCACGTCGCCAACGTCGGCGTACACGGCGCCCCCGCGACCCTGCACCTCGAAGACCTGTGGATCAGGAACATCACCATCACCACCGGCCTGGTCGACACCTACTCCACCCCGACCCTGCTGCGCATGGCCGCCGCCGGCCGCCTGCCCACCTCGCGGCTGGTCACCCACACCTTCCCGCTCGACCGGATGGAAGAGGCGTACGACGTCTTCGGCCGCGCCGCCGACACCGGCGCCCTCAAGGTCGTCCTCGGCGGAGAACGTCACGACGTCGTGGCCGCGAGCGCGGCCTGA
- a CDS encoding pyridoxamine 5'-phosphate oxidase family protein: MTERTPADDGTTTAERPRGDLGRRVDDALSSGWSVLVRGSARTVTDPDERRRLDGQVHSGPWAGGGRDLWMRVEPDTVTGRRISV, from the coding sequence ATGACCGAACGGACACCCGCCGACGACGGGACTACGACGGCGGAGCGCCCCCGGGGCGACCTGGGCCGCCGCGTCGACGACGCCCTCAGCTCCGGCTGGAGCGTACTCGTACGCGGAAGCGCGCGGACCGTGACCGACCCCGACGAGAGGCGTCGGCTCGACGGCCAGGTCCACAGCGGCCCCTGGGCCGGCGGTGGCCGCGACCTGTGGATGCGGGTCGAGCCGGACACGGTCACCGGTCGCCGGATCAGTGTGTGA